From the Candidatus Nanopelagicales bacterium genome, one window contains:
- a CDS encoding zf-HC2 domain-containing protein, giving the protein MSITLRESLFGSDDMTSCRQAMRHLQAAIDGELDEPTLARVNRHFEACQKCGMAAETYRAIKVAIAASNPEPLPQDLLDDLTTFAHGLPRED; this is encoded by the coding sequence GTGAGCATCACCCTGCGCGAGAGCCTGTTCGGCAGCGACGACATGACCAGTTGCCGACAGGCGATGCGACACCTGCAGGCAGCGATCGACGGTGAGCTTGACGAGCCGACGCTCGCCCGGGTGAACCGACACTTTGAAGCCTGCCAGAAGTGCGGCATGGCCGCCGAAACCTACCGAGCGATCAAGGTGGCCATCGCCGCCAGCAACCCCGAACCGCTACCGCAGGACCTGCTCGACGACCTCACCACCTTCGCCCACGGCCTCCCCCGCGAGGACTAG